In a single window of the Amycolatopsis sp. cg5 genome:
- the truA gene encoding tRNA pseudouridine(38-40) synthase TruA, whose protein sequence is MDIAYDGTDFAGWARQPGLRTVQGLVEDALSKQPPGLSVPRPVVVAGRTDAGVHASGQVIHFDVVPGQRGRIEVDSRGIPDLERMCFRWNRYLPGDVRVLAAQVAPEGFDARFSAVRRHYRYRVSDAPWGVDPLRRNHTLAWNRPLSVERMNEAAASLLGLQDFAAYCKAREVGTTIRELQRLEWTRTGPHALQVHVSADAFCHSMVRSLVGALLMVGDGRRPVDWPEAVLASRTRDSAVAPAHGLTLEAVDYPADAELALRASQTRATRSPQP, encoded by the coding sequence CTGGACATCGCCTACGACGGCACGGACTTCGCGGGCTGGGCGCGTCAGCCTGGCCTGCGCACGGTCCAAGGCCTCGTCGAAGACGCGCTTTCGAAGCAGCCGCCCGGCCTTTCCGTGCCACGGCCGGTGGTCGTCGCCGGCCGGACGGACGCCGGCGTGCACGCGTCCGGCCAGGTCATCCACTTCGACGTGGTGCCGGGTCAGCGCGGCCGCATCGAGGTCGACTCGCGCGGCATCCCCGACCTGGAGCGCATGTGCTTCCGCTGGAACCGCTACCTGCCCGGCGACGTACGCGTACTGGCCGCCCAGGTCGCTCCTGAGGGCTTCGACGCTCGCTTCTCGGCCGTGCGCAGGCACTACCGTTACCGCGTCTCAGACGCTCCCTGGGGCGTGGATCCGTTGCGGCGCAACCACACGCTCGCCTGGAACCGCCCGCTGTCCGTGGAACGCATGAACGAGGCGGCGGCTTCTTTGCTTGGCCTGCAAGACTTCGCCGCCTACTGCAAAGCCCGCGAGGTCGGCACGACCATCCGCGAACTCCAGCGCCTCGAGTGGACCCGCACCGGCCCCCACGCGCTCCAAGTCCACGTCTCCGCCGACGCCTTCTGCCACTCGATGGTCCGCAGCCTGGTCGGCGCCCTGCTCATGGTCGGCGACGGCCGCCGCCCCGTCGACTGGCCCGAGGCCGTACTCGCCAGCCGCACCCGCGACTCCGCGGTTGCCCCGGCACACGGCCTGACACTCGAAGCCGTCGACTACCCGGCCGACGCCGAACTCGCCCTGCGCGCCTCCCAGACCAGGGCCACCCGCTCACCCCAGCCCTGA
- the rpmJ gene encoding 50S ribosomal protein L36 has translation MKVQPSVKKICDKCKVIRRHGRIMVICENLRHKQRQG, from the coding sequence GTGAAGGTTCAGCCGAGCGTCAAGAAGATCTGCGACAAGTGCAAGGTGATCCGCCGTCACGGCCGGATCATGGTGATCTGCGAAAACCTGCGGCACAAGCAGCGGCAGGGCTGA
- a CDS encoding WXG100 family type VII secretion target — MTATLGLEYLSMLAEQLGVNDPVKDYLDPVVGKWEQLGAEAAKWRAAATAAGQVSDELASDLGKLDAAWSGKDADAFVVYIEQINIAGTDVEDAMNAMATALDDVAGAVKQIADELNDLLVDTAELTSETAMLPVGGDKRARAQLVEAQESAKALYEAARDVLEAFGRFCDGVDGPDAATRTIEISHRYPEKRFKLHDVIDAAAAEAEATTASSADSQQQQQNHDADDGVAPAAGIAAGAVVGGGMGMMMPPMMGGMGAGAGGGQTHKTKQRQQTKPAELFGEPEQVVPPVIGETEKPPPAKKTDTPKDPKA, encoded by the coding sequence ATGACGGCGACGCTCGGCCTCGAATACCTGAGCATGCTCGCCGAGCAGCTCGGCGTGAACGATCCGGTCAAGGACTACCTGGACCCGGTCGTCGGCAAGTGGGAGCAGCTCGGCGCCGAAGCGGCGAAGTGGCGCGCGGCCGCCACCGCGGCAGGCCAGGTGTCCGACGAGCTCGCTTCGGATCTCGGCAAGCTCGACGCGGCCTGGTCCGGCAAGGACGCCGACGCGTTCGTCGTCTACATCGAGCAGATCAACATCGCGGGCACCGACGTCGAGGACGCGATGAACGCGATGGCGACCGCGCTCGACGACGTCGCGGGCGCGGTCAAGCAGATCGCCGACGAGCTGAACGACCTGCTGGTGGACACCGCCGAGCTGACCTCCGAGACGGCCATGCTGCCGGTCGGCGGAGACAAGCGGGCACGCGCTCAGCTGGTCGAGGCGCAGGAGTCCGCCAAGGCGCTTTACGAGGCTGCCAGGGACGTTCTAGAGGCCTTTGGGCGCTTCTGTGACGGCGTAGACGGCCCTGACGCGGCCACGCGGACCATCGAGATCTCACACCGTTATCCGGAGAAGCGCTTCAAGCTGCACGACGTCATCGACGCGGCCGCGGCTGAAGCCGAGGCCACCACGGCTTCGTCGGCGGATTCCCAGCAGCAGCAACAGAATCACGATGCCGATGACGGCGTCGCACCGGCGGCAGGCATCGCGGCCGGCGCGGTCGTCGGCGGCGGCATGGGCATGATGATGCCGCCGATGATGGGCGGCATGGGTGCGGGCGCCGGCGGCGGTCAAACGCACAAGACCAAGCAGCGTCAGCAAACCAAGCCCGCCGAGCTCTTCGGCGAGCCCGAGCAGGTGGTCCCGCCGGTCATCGGCGAGACCGAAAAACCCCCGCCCGCCAAGAAAACCGACACACCCAAGGACCCCAAGGCCTGA
- the eccE gene encoding type VII secretion protein EccE — MANLVVLEVGFAIGLILLAIDMDLKYVSIGIVAVALVIGFLRFGGGWFTQRIGLTARYTFRSHDRVANPLPPSSLESIAAEDATVTGPDDARVNLLRLTVPDLVVAHSVDHERQQVGLAWNDGTWTAVLLVEPAPALITQAGGAPSLPLAALAPCLEDRGVVLDSIQTIWHCYPGSAALPSDSPALSSYMEVLGPLPAAARRTTWVAIRLDPRRCAAAVRERGGGTVGAHRALIGALSRVRNALESQGVPTRPLDPDELLRASISAAELTAVAGSPQKVSLNESWTGLTAAGIGHASYAISNWPKGKITNSLNALTSVRALSATVAMSISPASDDGKVGLRGVVRLSARNPRELDEADQRLRGISDRLGVSLTPLRGLQIAGFNATLPIGGTA; from the coding sequence GTGGCGAACCTCGTCGTGCTCGAGGTCGGCTTCGCGATCGGGCTGATCCTGCTGGCGATCGACATGGACCTGAAGTACGTCAGCATCGGCATCGTCGCCGTCGCGCTGGTGATCGGCTTCCTGCGGTTCGGCGGCGGCTGGTTCACCCAAAGGATTGGACTTACCGCTCGCTACACCTTCCGGTCACACGACCGGGTGGCGAACCCGTTGCCGCCGAGCTCGCTCGAGAGCATCGCGGCCGAGGACGCCACGGTCACCGGGCCGGACGACGCGCGGGTGAACCTGCTGCGCCTCACGGTGCCGGACCTGGTCGTGGCGCACAGCGTCGACCACGAGCGGCAGCAGGTCGGCCTGGCGTGGAACGACGGGACGTGGACCGCCGTCCTGCTCGTCGAGCCGGCGCCCGCGCTGATCACCCAGGCCGGTGGCGCGCCGAGCCTGCCGCTGGCCGCGCTCGCGCCGTGCCTCGAAGACCGCGGTGTGGTGCTCGATTCCATCCAGACGATCTGGCACTGCTACCCGGGCAGCGCGGCGCTTCCGTCGGACTCGCCCGCGCTCAGCTCGTACATGGAAGTGCTCGGCCCGCTGCCCGCGGCGGCCAGGCGCACCACCTGGGTGGCGATCCGGCTCGACCCGCGCCGGTGCGCCGCGGCCGTGCGTGAACGTGGCGGCGGCACGGTCGGCGCGCACCGTGCGCTGATCGGCGCGCTGTCCCGCGTCCGCAACGCGCTGGAGTCGCAAGGGGTGCCGACGCGTCCGCTCGACCCCGACGAGCTGCTGCGCGCCAGCATCTCGGCCGCCGAGCTCACCGCCGTCGCCGGTTCGCCGCAGAAGGTCAGCCTGAACGAGAGCTGGACCGGCCTCACCGCGGCGGGCATCGGGCACGCGAGCTACGCGATCTCGAACTGGCCAAAGGGAAAGATCACCAACAGCCTCAACGCGCTGACCAGCGTGCGTGCGTTGTCGGCGACGGTCGCGATGTCGATCTCGCCTGCTTCGGACGACGGCAAGGTCGGCCTGCGCGGCGTCGTGCGGCTCAGCGCGCGCAACCCGCGTGAGCTCGACGAGGCTGACCAGCGGCTGCGTGGCATCTCCGACCGGCTCGGCGTCTCGCTGACGCCGCTGCGCGGCCTGCAGATCGCCGGCTTCAACGCGACGCTGCCGATCGGAGGAACGGCATGA
- the rpsD gene encoding 30S ribosomal protein S4, giving the protein MARYTGPATRISRRLKVDLVGGDQAFERRPYPPGQHGRGRIKESEYLLQLQEKQKARYTYGVLERQFVRYYKEAVRRPGKTGENLLQILEARLDNVIYRAGIARTRRQARQLVSHGHFLVNGVKVNVPSYQVTKWDIIDVRPKSFAMLPFVAAKESFGERPIPAWLQVVSANLRVLVHQLPERAQIDVPVQEQLIVELYSK; this is encoded by the coding sequence ATGGCTCGTTACACAGGCCCCGCTACGCGTATTTCCCGTCGCCTCAAGGTTGACCTTGTGGGTGGCGACCAGGCGTTCGAGCGTCGTCCTTACCCGCCCGGCCAGCACGGCCGTGGCCGGATCAAGGAGTCTGAGTACCTGCTGCAGCTCCAGGAGAAGCAGAAGGCTCGCTACACCTACGGCGTGCTCGAGCGTCAGTTCGTCCGGTACTACAAGGAAGCCGTCCGGCGTCCTGGCAAGACCGGTGAGAACCTGCTGCAGATCCTCGAGGCCCGCCTCGACAACGTGATCTACCGCGCCGGCATCGCCCGCACCCGCCGTCAGGCGCGTCAGCTGGTGAGCCACGGCCACTTCCTGGTCAACGGCGTGAAGGTCAACGTGCCTTCGTACCAGGTCACCAAGTGGGACATCATCGACGTGCGGCCGAAGTCGTTCGCGATGCTGCCCTTCGTCGCGGCCAAGGAGTCCTTCGGCGAGCGCCCCATCCCGGCGTGGCTGCAGGTCGTCTCGGCCAACCTCCGTGTGCTGGTCCACCAGCTGCCGGAGCGCGCGCAGATCGACGTTCCGGTTCAGGAACAGCTGATCGTCGAGCTCTACTCGAAGTAA
- a CDS encoding DNA-directed RNA polymerase subunit alpha, translating into MLISQRPALAEETVNETRSRFTIEPLEPGFGYTLGNSLRRTLLSSIPGAAVTSIRIDGVLHEFTTVPGVKEDVTDIILNLKELVVSSEEDEPVTMYLRKQGPGEVTAADIVPPAGVTVHNPDLHIASLNGKGKLEIELVVERGRGYVPALQNKQAGAEIGRIPVDSIYSPVLKVTYKVEATRVEQRTDFDKLILDVESKPSITPRDAVASAGKTLVELFGLARELNVDAEGIEIGPSPQEADTIAAYAMPIEDLDLTVRSYNCLKREGIHTVGELVSRSEADLLDIRNFGAKSIDEVKLKLVGLGLALKDSPPGFDPTAAAASYDGEGWSEGVDGLTDGISDNGHDDGQDYAETEQL; encoded by the coding sequence ATGCTGATTTCGCAGCGACCGGCTCTCGCAGAAGAGACGGTCAACGAGACCCGTTCCCGGTTCACCATCGAACCGCTGGAGCCCGGCTTCGGTTACACCCTCGGCAACTCGCTGCGGCGCACGCTGCTGTCGTCCATTCCGGGCGCGGCGGTCACGAGCATCCGCATCGACGGCGTGCTGCACGAGTTCACCACCGTTCCCGGGGTGAAGGAAGACGTCACCGACATCATCCTGAACCTCAAGGAGCTCGTCGTGTCCTCGGAAGAGGACGAGCCGGTCACCATGTACCTGCGCAAGCAGGGCCCCGGTGAGGTCACCGCTGCCGACATCGTGCCCCCGGCCGGTGTCACCGTGCACAACCCGGATCTGCACATCGCGTCGCTGAACGGCAAGGGCAAGCTCGAGATCGAGCTCGTCGTCGAGCGCGGCCGCGGTTACGTTCCGGCGCTGCAGAACAAGCAGGCAGGCGCCGAGATCGGCCGGATCCCGGTCGACTCGATCTACTCGCCGGTGCTGAAGGTGACGTACAAGGTCGAGGCCACTCGTGTCGAGCAGCGCACCGACTTCGACAAGCTGATCCTGGACGTCGAGAGCAAGCCGTCGATCACGCCGCGCGACGCGGTCGCGTCGGCCGGTAAGACGCTGGTGGAGCTGTTCGGTCTCGCCCGCGAGCTGAACGTCGACGCCGAAGGCATCGAGATCGGCCCCTCCCCGCAGGAGGCGGACACCATCGCGGCCTACGCGATGCCGATCGAGGACCTGGACCTCACCGTCCGGTCGTACAACTGCCTCAAGCGCGAAGGCATCCACACCGTCGGCGAACTGGTCTCGCGCAGCGAGGCCGACCTGCTCGACATCCGCAACTTCGGTGCGAAGTCGATCGACGAGGTCAAGCTCAAGCTCGTCGGCCTCGGCCTCGCGCTCAAGGACAGCCCGCCCGGGTTCGACCCGACCGCGGCCGCGGCCAGCTACGACGGAGAAGGCTGGTCCGAGGGCGTCGACGGTCTCACGGACGGCATTTCCGACAACGGCCACGACGATGGCCAGGACTACGCAGAGACGGAGCAGCTGTAG
- the eccB gene encoding type VII secretion protein EccB, producing the protein MPSTPTTKSQVQAYQFVLRRMQSALVRRDAVMLNDPMRTHSRATIVGFFLGMIGMIGFVVWGLLSPAPAVPEAGKIVIGEQSGTVYVVMGNPKKLYPTFNMASARLLLMAQGGASGGKPSPATVVSDDQLRDVPRGRLTGIPDGPQLLPSASQRISNDWAVCDEIGIDRSLPGDLSGINETSVYAGVPKLGRELANNEALLAKSATGKTYLVYRLLDNANQRNANTVRAEIDAKNSGPVNTALDLVNTTPRFISEGMLNAIPEVPMLTKPAIEGTDTAPPFEMNNLKVGGVFSTSPASGPKDFWVVTKTGIQHISPVVADIIRGSINGNTIQDLGLGKLQNVPQLKAGDPGALQVQDYPQTKVAVLDPAKQSEVACLGWSIKGDGNGRDVHTSVFVDNKLPAPKADSIQLGTPSPDRGLVNRFYMKPGFAAAVRSVVSKEQFDRGNIQLVSDRGLRYGVPDVKTAEGLGLDNLQPAPDSILALLPVGASLNTQDVLATYDSVPIDKAAKNYPTARPSSAAAPPPGK; encoded by the coding sequence ATGCCATCAACACCCACGACGAAGTCTCAAGTCCAGGCTTATCAGTTCGTTCTGCGACGTATGCAGTCCGCGCTGGTCCGCCGGGACGCCGTGATGCTGAACGACCCGATGCGCACGCATTCCCGTGCCACGATCGTCGGCTTCTTTCTGGGCATGATCGGCATGATCGGTTTCGTGGTCTGGGGCCTGCTGAGCCCGGCGCCCGCGGTGCCGGAGGCCGGCAAGATCGTCATCGGTGAGCAGTCCGGCACCGTGTACGTGGTCATGGGGAATCCCAAGAAGCTCTACCCCACGTTCAACATGGCGTCCGCGCGATTGCTGCTGATGGCACAGGGCGGTGCGAGCGGCGGCAAGCCGTCGCCGGCGACGGTCGTCTCCGACGATCAGCTGCGTGACGTGCCTCGCGGGCGGCTGACCGGCATCCCGGACGGCCCGCAGCTGCTCCCCAGCGCGTCGCAGCGGATTTCCAACGACTGGGCGGTCTGCGACGAAATCGGCATCGACCGTTCACTTCCCGGCGACCTCAGCGGGATAAACGAGACGTCCGTTTACGCGGGTGTCCCGAAATTGGGCCGTGAGCTGGCTAACAATGAGGCCTTGCTCGCAAAGAGCGCGACCGGCAAGACGTATCTCGTTTACCGGCTGCTCGACAACGCGAATCAGCGGAACGCGAATACGGTGCGCGCCGAGATCGACGCGAAGAACAGCGGGCCGGTGAACACCGCTCTCGATTTGGTCAACACGACGCCTCGTTTCATCTCGGAGGGGATGCTGAACGCGATCCCCGAGGTGCCGATGCTCACCAAGCCCGCCATCGAGGGCACCGACACCGCGCCTCCGTTCGAGATGAACAACCTCAAGGTCGGTGGCGTCTTCTCGACCTCGCCCGCCAGCGGGCCGAAAGACTTCTGGGTGGTCACCAAGACCGGCATCCAGCACATCTCGCCGGTCGTCGCCGACATCATCCGCGGCTCGATCAACGGCAACACCATCCAGGACCTCGGCCTCGGCAAGCTGCAGAACGTCCCGCAGCTCAAGGCGGGAGACCCCGGCGCGCTGCAGGTCCAGGACTACCCGCAGACCAAGGTCGCCGTGCTGGACCCGGCCAAGCAGTCCGAGGTCGCCTGCCTCGGCTGGAGCATCAAGGGCGATGGCAACGGCCGCGACGTGCACACCTCGGTCTTCGTGGACAACAAGCTCCCGGCGCCGAAGGCCGACTCGATCCAGCTGGGCACGCCCAGCCCGGACCGTGGCCTGGTCAACCGCTTCTACATGAAGCCAGGTTTCGCGGCGGCGGTTCGCTCGGTGGTCTCCAAGGAGCAGTTCGACCGGGGCAACATTCAGCTCGTGTCCGACCGCGGCCTGCGCTACGGCGTGCCGGACGTGAAGACCGCCGAAGGACTCGGCCTCGACAACCTCCAGCCCGCGCCGGACTCGATACTCGCGCTGCTGCCGGTCGGTGCGTCGCTGAACACCCAGGACGTGCTCGCCACCTACGACTCGGTGCCGATCGACAAGGCGGCCAAGAACTACCCGACCGCGCGCCCGTCCTCGGCAGCCGCCCCGCCGCCCGGCAAGTAA
- the infA gene encoding translation initiation factor IF-1, which yields MGKKDGAIEVEGRVVEPLPNAMFRVELENGHKVLAHISGKMRQHYIRILPEDRVVVELSPYDLTRGRIVYRYK from the coding sequence ATGGGCAAGAAAGACGGGGCCATCGAGGTCGAAGGCCGCGTAGTCGAGCCGCTTCCCAACGCGATGTTCCGCGTCGAGTTGGAAAACGGCCACAAGGTCCTCGCTCACATCAGCGGCAAGATGCGGCAGCACTACATCCGCATCCTTCCGGAGGACAGGGTCGTCGTAGAGCTTTCGCCCTACGACCTAACGCGTGGTCGCATTGTCTACCGCTACAAGTGA
- the rpsK gene encoding 30S ribosomal protein S11 — MPPKTRSGAGTKKVRRKEKKNIAHGHAHIKSTFNNTIVSITDPTGAVIAWASSGHVGFKGSRKSTPFAAQMAAENAARKAAEHGMKKVDVFVKGPGSGRETAIRSLQAAGLEVGTIQDVTPQPHNGCRPPKRRRV; from the coding sequence ATGCCACCGAAGACTCGTTCCGGCGCTGGGACCAAGAAGGTCCGGCGCAAGGAAAAGAAGAACATCGCGCACGGTCACGCGCACATCAAGAGCACCTTCAACAACACCATCGTCTCGATCACGGACCCGACCGGTGCCGTGATCGCGTGGGCGTCGAGTGGTCACGTGGGCTTCAAGGGCTCGCGTAAGTCCACCCCGTTCGCCGCGCAGATGGCCGCCGAGAACGCCGCCCGCAAGGCCGCGGAGCACGGCATGAAGAAGGTCGACGTGTTCGTGAAGGGTCCCGGCTCCGGCCGCGAGACCGCGATCCGTTCGCTGCAGGCAGCCGGCCTCGAGGTCGGCACCATCCAGGACGTGACCCCGCAGCCTCACAACGGCTGCCGCCCGCCCAAGCGGCGCCGGGTCTGA
- the rplQ gene encoding 50S ribosomal protein L17 has translation MPTPTKGARLGGSSAHERLILANLATQLFEHGKITTTEAKARRVRPLAEKLITKAKRGDLHNRRQIMRVVRDKTVVHKLVAEIGPHFAERAGGYTRITKTMPRKGDNAPMAVIELVQEKTVTSEAEKARGTKFAKDAPKAAEVVETPAEDTAETPEVVEAATEEAPAADEAAETEEAKKD, from the coding sequence ATGCCCACGCCCACCAAAGGCGCCCGTCTCGGCGGGTCGTCCGCCCACGAGCGGCTGATCCTGGCCAACCTGGCCACGCAGCTGTTCGAGCACGGCAAGATCACCACGACCGAGGCCAAGGCCCGGCGGGTGCGTCCGCTGGCCGAGAAGCTGATCACGAAGGCGAAGCGGGGCGACCTGCACAACCGCCGTCAGATCATGCGCGTCGTCCGCGACAAGACGGTCGTGCACAAGCTGGTCGCCGAGATCGGCCCGCACTTCGCCGAGCGTGCGGGTGGCTACACCCGTATCACCAAGACGATGCCGCGCAAGGGCGACAACGCCCCCATGGCGGTCATCGAACTGGTCCAGGAGAAGACGGTCACCTCGGAGGCCGAGAAGGCCCGCGGCACCAAGTTCGCGAAGGACGCCCCGAAGGCCGCTGAGGTCGTCGAGACTCCCGCCGAGGACACTGCCGAGACGCCTGAGGTCGTTGAGGCCGCCACCGAAGAGGCTCCGGCCGCTGACGAGGCCGCCGAGACCGAAGAAGCCAAGAAGGACTAA
- the rpsM gene encoding 30S ribosomal protein S13 — protein sequence MARLAGVDLPREKRLEIALTYIYGIGRTRSKQLIAAAELNADTRVKDLSDEDLRKLGVHIEENFKVEGDLRREVNADIRRKIEIGCYEGLRWRRGLPVRGQRTKTNARTRKGPKKTVAGKKKAGKK from the coding sequence ATGGCACGACTCGCTGGCGTAGACCTCCCCCGCGAAAAGCGGTTGGAGATCGCGCTGACCTACATCTACGGCATCGGCCGTACCCGTTCCAAGCAGCTCATCGCGGCTGCGGAACTCAACGCGGACACCCGCGTCAAAGACCTCAGCGATGAGGACCTCCGCAAGCTCGGGGTTCACATCGAAGAGAACTTCAAGGTAGAGGGTGACCTTCGCCGCGAGGTGAACGCCGACATCCGTCGGAAGATCGAGATCGGGTGCTACGAGGGCCTTCGCTGGCGTCGCGGACTTCCCGTCCGTGGTCAGCGCACGAAGACCAACGCCCGTACCCGTAAGGGTCCGAAGAAGACGGTCGCCGGCAAGAAGAAGGCTGGCAAGAAGTGA